Proteins encoded by one window of Pan troglodytes isolate AG18354 chromosome 16, NHGRI_mPanTro3-v2.0_pri, whole genome shotgun sequence:
- the RLBP1 gene encoding retinaldehyde-binding protein 1 produces the protein MSEGVGTFRMVPEEEQELRAQLEQLTTKDHGPVFGPCSQLPRHTLQKAKDELNEREETREEAVRELQEMVQAQAASGEELAVAVAERVQEKDSGFFLRFIRARKFNVGRAYELLRGYVNFRLQYPELFDSLSPEAVRCTIEAGYPGVLSSRDKYGRVVMIFNIENWQSQEITFDEILQAYCFILEKLLENEETQINGFCIIENFKGFTMQQAASLRTSDLRKMVDMLQDSFPARFKAIHFIHQPWYFTTTYNVVKPFLKSKLLERVFVHGDDLSGFYQEIDENILPSDFGGTLPKYDGKAVAEQLFGPRAQAENTAF, from the exons ATGTCAGAAGGG GTGGGCACGTTCCGCATGGTACCTGAAGAGGAACAGGAGCTCCGTGCCCAACTGGAGCAGCTCACAACCAAGGACCATGGACCTGTCTTTGGCCCGTGCAGCCAGCTGCCCCGCCACACCTTGCAGAAG GCCAAGGATGAGCTGAACGAGAGAGAGGAGACCCGGGAGGAGGCAGTGCGAGAGCTGCAGGAGATGGTGCAGGCGCAGGCGGCCTCGGGGGAGGAGCTGGCCGTGGCCGTGGCGGAGAGGGTGCAAGAGAAGGACAGCGGCTTCTTCCTGCGCTTCATCCGCGCACGGAAGTTCAACGTGGGCCGTGCCTATGAGCTGCTCAGAG GCTATGTGAATTTCCGGCTGCAGTACCCTGAGCTCTTTGACAGCCTGTCCCCAGAGGCTGTCCGCTGCACCATTGAAGCTGGCTACCCTGGTGTCCTCTCTAGTCGGGACAAGTATGGCCGAGTGGTCATGATCTTCAACATTGAGAACTGGCAAAGTCAAGAAATCACCTTTGATGAG ATCTTGCAGGCATATTGCTTCATCCTGGAGAAGCTGCTGGAGAATGAGGAAACTCAAATCAATGGCTTCTGCATCATTGAGAACTTCAAGGGCTTTACCATGCAGCAGGCTGCTAGTCTCCGAACTTCAGATCTCAGGAAGATGGTGGACATGCTCCAG GATTCCTTCCCAGCCCGGTTCAAAGCCATCCACTTCATCCACCAGCCATGGTACTTCACCACGACCTACAATGTGGTCAAGCCCTTCTTGAAGAGCAAGCTGCTTGAGAGG GTCTTTGTCCACGGGGATGACCTTTCTGGTTTCTACCAGGAGATCGATGAGAACATCCTGCCCTCTGACTTCGGGGGCACGCTGCCCAAGTATGATGGCAAGGCCGTTGCTGAGCAGCTCTTTGGCCCCCGGGCCCAAGCTGAGAACACAGCCTTCTGA